A single Bacillus sp. HMF5848 DNA region contains:
- a CDS encoding ATP-binding protein yields the protein MIDNELIQSQGGELVYQNLSLAEQLDVKLDIIDEMIRRRELSRLTEMEIASFENLGLPALEEDFINNVRLHKITEMVYQKGERVTDKFTTVFNTLQTYKSSVFVVIDSNGKQTDFYLGVRSNGDNRSTVTLGDTLKNTLVGHFPGVKIESEDRSKIAALSTRIAKQHNVASVSIVGNNKNDKEQGNEQFVQGLEKLALAMHGRQFTGIIVAQNSSSDEIQRVRKSYQRLYTELSPLQKVQLNDSISTSQSKSKSFSEMNGKQKAAMIAGTTSGVVGAAVGIAIANPLGIMLGGQIGGTLGGLFQSLAPNAQVTESSSSSVAKTVENKAITDMLQLIDSQLKRTNEFDSYGMWNVAGYFISDDMSAAEIAASNYRSLMNGENSGREVSAINSWRSNFNNFEDLTQYLSRFVHPQFVYGGNVFTNASTAVSGKELGLHLGLPRNTVPGMPVIEHAEFGKEVNSYQLFPKKSSDNPKERITLGKVFDLGQVTDKTVELDNKSLNMHTLITGSTGSGKSNTVYQLLNELHQDEIPFLVVEPAKGEYKDVFGNWDDVNVYSTNPNIAPLINLNPFKFPESIHVLEHVDGLVEIFSVCWPMYDAMPAFFKNAILKSYEEVGWDLGSSTFEGDEVEYPDFEILAEQLEELIGETDYSAEVKGNYTGALTTRVKSLTIGLNKFIFTNEQTPYEKLFDENCILDISRVKSSETKALIMGLIVYILNEYRVDRKSENNVGLKHVTVLEEAHNLLRNTSVSGESDLIGKSVEMLTNTIAEIRTYGEGFIIVDQSPSSVDIAAIKNTNTKLVLRTPEANDREAVGRSMGLTPDQVNEIAKLPSGVAVVYQNDWISPVLTMVDKANVKESPYINKNLTVIKPIRESRTEIMKAIMEPWLPHDQIKHGELISALNSIEVSRVNRKLLSIMIATYTNHQGHIIWDESSVPTLQNLLFDILSLSKTTFDGFVESGNPDTLRAFVQKKTTGLMKEQIDEICSVLTMKGANDGN from the coding sequence ATGATAGATAATGAATTAATACAATCACAAGGTGGAGAACTTGTTTACCAGAATTTATCTCTAGCAGAACAGCTAGATGTCAAGTTAGATATCATTGATGAAATGATTCGTCGAAGAGAACTCTCTCGTTTGACGGAGATGGAGATTGCCTCATTTGAGAATTTGGGATTGCCAGCGCTTGAAGAAGATTTCATTAATAATGTTCGTCTACATAAAATCACAGAGATGGTTTATCAAAAAGGTGAGCGAGTAACCGATAAATTTACGACTGTTTTTAATACACTTCAAACCTATAAATCATCAGTGTTCGTGGTGATTGACTCTAATGGTAAGCAAACGGATTTTTATCTAGGAGTTCGGTCTAATGGCGATAATCGTTCTACAGTAACATTAGGAGATACCTTAAAAAATACACTTGTGGGGCATTTTCCTGGTGTGAAAATCGAAAGTGAAGATCGTTCTAAAATTGCAGCATTATCTACTAGAATAGCAAAGCAACATAATGTAGCTTCAGTTAGTATCGTCGGTAATAATAAAAATGATAAGGAACAAGGAAATGAACAGTTTGTTCAAGGATTAGAAAAACTTGCTCTTGCAATGCACGGTCGTCAATTTACGGGGATAATTGTTGCTCAGAATTCTTCTTCTGATGAAATTCAAAGGGTGAGAAAAAGCTATCAAAGACTTTATACGGAATTATCTCCATTACAAAAAGTACAATTAAATGACAGTATTTCAACTTCTCAGTCAAAGAGCAAATCATTCTCTGAGATGAATGGTAAACAAAAGGCGGCAATGATTGCAGGAACGACTTCGGGAGTCGTTGGTGCAGCAGTTGGTATAGCTATTGCTAACCCATTAGGAATTATGCTTGGTGGTCAAATTGGTGGAACGTTAGGTGGGCTATTCCAATCACTTGCACCAAATGCTCAAGTTACTGAATCATCTTCAAGTTCGGTTGCAAAAACGGTAGAGAATAAAGCAATCACGGATATGCTACAACTTATCGATAGTCAGCTTAAAAGAACAAATGAGTTTGATAGTTATGGGATGTGGAATGTTGCGGGATACTTTATTTCCGATGATATGTCTGCTGCCGAGATTGCTGCAAGTAACTATCGCTCGCTAATGAATGGTGAAAACTCTGGTCGTGAAGTGTCTGCTATCAACTCTTGGCGCAGTAATTTCAATAATTTTGAGGACTTGACTCAATACTTGTCACGATTTGTTCATCCACAGTTTGTATATGGTGGGAATGTGTTCACCAATGCGTCAACAGCTGTTAGTGGTAAAGAACTTGGACTTCACTTGGGCTTACCTCGAAATACAGTACCCGGTATGCCTGTAATTGAACACGCTGAATTTGGTAAAGAGGTTAATTCGTATCAATTGTTCCCGAAGAAGTCTAGTGATAATCCAAAAGAACGCATCACGTTAGGTAAAGTGTTTGATCTAGGCCAAGTCACGGACAAAACAGTTGAACTTGATAATAAGAGTTTGAATATGCATACCTTAATTACTGGATCAACTGGATCGGGTAAGAGTAACACAGTTTATCAATTGCTCAATGAATTACACCAAGACGAAATTCCATTCCTAGTTGTTGAACCAGCGAAAGGGGAATATAAGGATGTATTTGGAAATTGGGATGATGTAAATGTTTACTCAACAAATCCAAATATTGCACCATTGATTAACTTAAATCCATTCAAGTTTCCTGAATCAATTCACGTACTTGAACATGTAGATGGTTTAGTTGAAATATTCAGTGTATGTTGGCCAATGTATGATGCAATGCCAGCGTTTTTCAAAAACGCAATTTTGAAATCATATGAAGAAGTTGGTTGGGATTTGGGCTCCTCAACTTTTGAAGGTGATGAAGTCGAATACCCTGACTTTGAGATTCTTGCGGAACAACTTGAGGAATTAATTGGTGAAACTGACTATTCTGCAGAGGTCAAAGGAAACTACACCGGCGCCTTAACTACTCGAGTCAAGTCTCTTACAATTGGATTGAACAAATTCATTTTTACAAATGAACAAACCCCATACGAAAAGCTTTTTGATGAGAATTGTATCTTAGATATTAGCCGTGTTAAATCTAGTGAAACTAAGGCGCTCATCATGGGGCTTATAGTTTATATTTTGAATGAATATAGGGTTGATCGGAAGTCAGAAAATAATGTTGGGCTTAAACACGTTACAGTACTTGAAGAAGCGCATAATCTATTGAGGAACACATCAGTCAGTGGAGAATCTGATTTAATTGGTAAGTCAGTTGAAATGTTGACTAACACAATTGCAGAGATTCGTACTTATGGTGAAGGTTTCATCATTGTTGACCAATCACCTTCATCAGTAGACATCGCTGCAATTAAGAATACGAATACCAAGCTTGTTTTACGTACACCTGAAGCAAACGACCGTGAAGCAGTAGGACGCTCTATGGGGCTAACGCCTGATCAAGTTAATGAAATTGCTAAATTGCCAAGTGGTGTGGCTGTTGTTTATCAAAATGACTGGATTAGTCCGGTTCTGACGATGGTTGATAAAGCTAATGTCAAAGAGAGTCCATATATCAATAAGAATCTAACTGTAATCAAACCGATTCGTGAGTCTCGAACGGAAATAATGAAAGCAATCATGGAACCGTGGTTGCCACATGACCAAATCAAACATGGCGAACTTATTAGTGCATTGAATAGTATAGAAGTTTCTCGTGTAAATAGAAAACTTTTGAGTATTATGATTGCAACCTATACGAACCATCAAGGTCATATTATCTGGGATGAAAGCTCAGTCCCTACGCTACAAAATCTGTTGTTTGACATTCTTTCATTGTCCAAAACGACATTTGATGGCTTTGTTGAGTCAGGCAATCCTGATACATTAAGAGCATTCGTTCAAAAGAAAACTACAGGACTTATGAAAGAACAAATTGATGAAATTTGTAGTGTGTTAACGATGAAGGGAGCGAATGATGGGAATTGA
- a CDS encoding SMI1/KNR4 family protein, whose translation MFENIQKNKNNTFYSVSVEKLKEQEDKIGIILPELFRKFLLEIGYGFLETKNGNINRIMDPKSIAEFRNKDGQFFNCQDIEIYNEFDNDKLVFFESNETAYFSIGFSKENYGQIYYYDKKIANNLQEFLLDYSKDERYFE comes from the coding sequence ATGTTTGAAAACATTCAAAAAAATAAAAACAACACATTTTATTCAGTGTCGGTTGAAAAGCTGAAAGAGCAAGAAGATAAAATAGGTATCATTTTACCAGAATTATTTCGTAAATTCTTATTAGAAATAGGTTATGGTTTCTTGGAAACTAAAAACGGCAATATTAATCGTATTATGGATCCTAAAAGCATTGCTGAGTTTAGAAATAAAGATGGTCAATTTTTCAACTGTCAGGATATAGAAATATACAACGAGTTTGATAATGATAAACTCGTGTTCTTTGAAAGTAATGAAACGGCATATTTTTCAATAGGTTTTTCAAAAGAAAATTATGGACAAATATATTATTACGATAAAAAGATTGCCAACAATCTTCAAGAGTTTTTATTAGATTATTCAAAGGATGAAAGATACTTTGAATAG
- a CDS encoding recombinase family protein, whose translation MNNEIKNVIQKYDVFHRRVSTQQQSLEMQMTADEEYRMTLDESEYVEFNELGISSNKVPLSKRDKMREIIKMIQSGSVKTIYTYDRTRLTRNFYEYLELVDLFLMNDINVVFTTNDSYYPPFSSNPYTEGFNGVLIEEEGKAIARRMSDVNKRVPPKKYGYNTIKHANHKEYKLDSRKQLLFGLFESAQNIINTEEFLKLLHEYKTTKLKKDPIQIINILTDAFYAGHEKVGKKYNQLTYVEPVVSIDAFERIQKVIGPYVKQLNKDLQGRVDEDVLRPRCGECQKEMRYVKNKVGGSGSYSCSNKHKKVSISVDDYNELLFNRTLDVLKSLDQDKLRELANKMLCDLMRDHRNSAEQLHKKIMKTEEQLTCMSPNMFIEGKYEPILFKLNDLKKDRKEINDKILFLEYYQSNIGQLVTGLDLIRLVSTNDIQKYVGILVAKTLVDSESIVFHFYFCDYVNKDEIRESVLL comes from the coding sequence ATGAATAATGAAATAAAAAACGTAATACAAAAGTATGATGTGTTTCATCGGAGAGTCAGTACACAGCAACAAAGTCTTGAAATGCAAATGACAGCAGACGAAGAGTACCGAATGACCCTTGATGAAAGTGAGTATGTAGAATTTAACGAACTTGGAATTTCGTCAAATAAGGTTCCTCTATCAAAAAGAGATAAAATGCGGGAAATTATAAAAATGATTCAATCAGGGTCAGTAAAAACTATATATACTTACGACCGTACACGACTAACTAGAAATTTCTATGAGTATTTGGAACTTGTAGACTTGTTCCTAATGAATGATATCAATGTAGTGTTTACAACTAATGATTCATATTATCCGCCATTTAGTTCAAATCCTTATACAGAAGGGTTCAATGGAGTTCTCATTGAAGAAGAGGGGAAGGCAATTGCAAGAAGGATGAGTGACGTGAACAAAAGGGTACCACCTAAGAAATATGGATATAACACTATAAAACATGCAAATCATAAAGAGTATAAATTAGATAGCAGAAAACAATTGTTGTTTGGGTTGTTTGAAAGTGCTCAGAACATTATTAATACAGAAGAGTTTCTTAAGTTGTTACACGAATATAAAACAACAAAGTTAAAAAAAGATCCTATCCAGATAATTAATATCTTAACAGATGCGTTCTATGCGGGGCATGAAAAGGTAGGGAAAAAGTATAATCAATTAACGTATGTAGAACCAGTTGTTTCGATAGATGCGTTCGAACGTATACAAAAAGTTATAGGGCCGTATGTAAAACAACTTAATAAGGACTTACAGGGACGAGTCGATGAAGACGTATTAAGGCCTCGTTGTGGTGAATGCCAAAAAGAAATGCGTTACGTGAAGAACAAAGTTGGTGGTTCAGGTAGTTATAGTTGCAGTAACAAACATAAGAAGGTCTCGATTAGTGTCGATGACTATAACGAGTTATTATTTAATCGCACTTTAGATGTTTTGAAATCACTTGACCAAGACAAGCTACGAGAGCTAGCTAATAAAATGTTATGTGACCTTATGAGAGATCATCGAAACAGTGCGGAGCAACTACACAAGAAAATCATGAAAACAGAAGAGCAACTAACTTGTATGTCACCTAATATGTTCATAGAGGGTAAGTATGAACCAATACTTTTCAAATTGAATGACTTAAAAAAAGATCGAAAAGAAATAAATGATAAGATCCTATTTCTAGAATACTACCAAAGTAATATTGGCCAGCTGGTTACGGGATTGGACCTCATTAGGTTGGTCTCAACAAATGATATTCAAAAATATGTTGGAATCCTTGTCGCTAAAACTCTTGTTGATAGTGAATCAATCGTTTTCCATTTTTATTTCTGTGACTACGTAAACAAAGATGAGATACGGGAGAGTGTACTCTTATGA
- a CDS encoding recombinase family protein, producing the protein MIENKKQKVAAAMIRRSSHKQKGNDSFEIQLSHIKDYAKAKGLLLPSDNIFYDDGVSAFKKNANERKGLNKLKDAILTRNIDAVIFYDFSRIDRKIYSFVSEFYNDVIAKKPEIKFYTTTKYDNWTPADFDVKIHLIVANGESHNKARHAVDSQISALVNENRPGSVVPFGYDQVNKKLVPNKDAPIVRFIYHLASWGHSVKKIAHILNDAEVPSPSNKRWNGSTIDVILKNPVYLGTLEWKFHGPGQGTKKCQSIQNAHTPIVPHFLKKIIDANRTFKKEYSKLETPFIYSGLLICTNCSNSLSHRNASTGKGENKYSYLKYYCHICNYEIEAISLNKLLLDRMDTYFAFNSSIIRDKAISIIDACLFELYKNRKVLHDKQKLIEINESTIANNRSNLNIVFKNVKARLANQIKSLNDKISDIELLKEEKQLESIIMQLQDTVILNLSNTEQRLFTLYSIDQVLITKRNDNTIDYDIKFRQNPLSLINDSTG; encoded by the coding sequence ATGATTGAGAATAAAAAACAGAAAGTTGCTGCAGCGATGATCAGGAGATCCTCTCATAAACAAAAAGGAAATGATTCATTTGAAATCCAGCTCAGTCATATTAAAGACTATGCTAAAGCAAAGGGCTTACTGCTCCCTAGTGATAATATCTTTTATGATGATGGCGTAAGTGCTTTTAAAAAGAATGCTAACGAACGAAAAGGCTTAAATAAATTGAAGGATGCTATTTTAACCCGAAATATTGACGCAGTCATTTTTTACGATTTTTCTAGGATTGATAGAAAAATTTACTCTTTTGTATCCGAGTTTTATAACGATGTTATTGCAAAAAAGCCAGAAATCAAATTTTACACAACAACTAAATATGATAATTGGACGCCAGCTGATTTTGATGTCAAAATCCATTTAATTGTTGCAAATGGTGAATCCCACAATAAAGCAAGGCATGCAGTTGACAGTCAAATAAGCGCCTTGGTTAATGAAAATCGGCCAGGTTCAGTTGTCCCATTTGGCTATGATCAGGTTAACAAGAAGCTAGTGCCTAACAAAGATGCACCTATTGTTCGCTTTATATATCACTTAGCTTCATGGGGACATTCTGTTAAGAAAATTGCACATATATTGAATGATGCTGAAGTACCTTCACCATCAAACAAGCGATGGAATGGAAGTACTATTGACGTGATTCTTAAAAATCCGGTTTATCTAGGAACTCTAGAATGGAAATTCCATGGACCAGGTCAAGGTACTAAGAAGTGTCAGTCAATACAAAATGCACATACACCTATTGTTCCGCACTTTCTAAAAAAAATAATTGATGCTAATCGCACATTTAAAAAAGAATACAGTAAATTAGAGACACCTTTTATCTATAGTGGTTTGCTTATCTGCACGAACTGTAGTAATTCATTGTCACATCGCAATGCCTCAACTGGTAAAGGTGAGAACAAATATAGCTACCTCAAATACTATTGCCATATCTGTAATTATGAGATTGAAGCGATAAGTTTGAATAAATTACTTCTGGACCGAATGGATACGTATTTCGCATTTAACAGCTCGATAATTCGGGACAAGGCAATTTCGATAATAGATGCTTGCTTGTTTGAACTTTATAAGAATAGAAAAGTTTTACACGATAAACAAAAGCTGATTGAGATAAATGAAAGCACTATTGCAAACAATCGGTCAAATTTAAACATAGTATTTAAAAATGTCAAAGCTCGTTTAGCTAATCAAATTAAAAGCTTGAATGATAAGATATCTGATATTGAACTGCTGAAAGAAGAAAAACAACTAGAATCAATTATTATGCAATTGCAAGACACTGTAATCTTAAATTTATCAAATACGGAACAGAGGTTATTCACTCTATACAGTATTGACCAAGTATTAATTACAAAGCGAAATGACAACACGATTGATTATGATATTAAGTTCAGACAGAATCCTTTGTCATTAATCAATGATAGTACTGGATAA
- the cas3 gene encoding CRISPR-associated helicase Cas3': MTNIAHIRKIDKQIQTIEEHLLEVKELAESFGDKIGVRHIAGLAGMLHDMGKYTKEFSNYIKAAVFHPETAPARGTVDHSTAGGKLLYDLYHTKNIKEIPARLAEIVGNAIISHHSYLKDFLNENLESPYLKRVQKSDLEEYPRTKAMFFKSVISEADFADYVEKATKELKIFLEKDKTKTTEQKCMFLTKFIFSALIDADRTNTRLFEENKSHIPPDNRKQLFKSYYEKLMKKNNSFLNHKDANTPINVLRRKMSEHCEVFAKKPSGIYTLSIPTGGGKTLASLRYALKHAQEFNKKQIIYVVPFTTIIEQNAEEVRKILKDDGNVLEHHSNVIIDIDENDEDENHDGIMCIKEKLKLAKDNWDSPIIFTTMVQFLDTFYAKGSRNIRRLHNLSEAVIIFDEVQKVPVSCISLFNSALNFLKTYGNSSIVLCTATQPALDFVEYQLEISPEAEMIENIDDVITSFKRVEIIDRATQESFNNDRLAVFVEEQLETRNSILIILNTKAVVKDLFEKLSSQLAGIPIYHLSTSMCAAHRNKIIEEVRIRLKNKDPIICISTQLIEAGVDVSFSCVIRSLAGLDSIAQAAGRCNRHGELEIGRVYIIDHEEEKLSKLREIEVGKQLTKIILKDLQMDPCSHGGHLLSQDAMRNYFQGYYNGLSTRSNYYVKKLDNYQTNLLMQKRSENNYCKAYRHQNKKELPLFLANSYGTAAQYFQVIEHETTTALVPFEEGEDIIADLNGDETIEELGNLLKRSQQFSVNLYKHELDELERNGGLETVFDGQIFVLKKGAYNEKYGVDIKNESGAGGYFF, translated from the coding sequence ATGACAAATATTGCACATATTCGGAAAATTGATAAACAGATTCAAACTATTGAAGAACATTTATTAGAAGTAAAGGAGCTTGCGGAGAGTTTTGGTGACAAAATTGGTGTAAGGCATATTGCGGGATTAGCTGGCATGCTGCATGATATGGGTAAATATACCAAAGAGTTTTCTAATTACATAAAGGCAGCTGTCTTTCATCCAGAAACAGCTCCCGCTCGTGGCACAGTTGATCATTCCACTGCTGGCGGAAAACTATTATATGACTTATACCACACGAAAAACATAAAAGAAATTCCTGCAAGATTAGCAGAGATTGTTGGAAATGCTATTATCTCACATCATTCTTATTTAAAAGATTTCTTAAATGAAAACTTGGAATCCCCCTATTTAAAAAGAGTTCAGAAGAGTGACCTAGAAGAGTATCCTCGAACAAAAGCAATGTTTTTTAAATCAGTAATCAGTGAAGCCGACTTTGCAGATTACGTCGAAAAAGCAACAAAAGAGTTAAAAATATTCCTTGAAAAAGATAAAACAAAAACGACTGAGCAAAAATGTATGTTTTTAACCAAATTCATTTTTAGCGCACTAATTGATGCTGACCGAACAAATACAAGATTATTTGAAGAAAATAAGTCGCATATCCCTCCAGATAACCGCAAACAGTTATTCAAGTCTTATTATGAAAAATTAATGAAGAAAAACAATTCTTTTCTAAATCATAAAGATGCAAACACGCCAATTAATGTGCTGCGCAGAAAAATGTCTGAGCACTGCGAGGTATTTGCAAAGAAGCCCTCGGGAATTTATACATTATCCATCCCCACTGGTGGAGGAAAAACATTAGCGAGCTTGCGATATGCACTCAAACATGCTCAAGAATTTAATAAGAAACAGATTATTTATGTGGTTCCTTTTACAACGATTATTGAACAAAATGCCGAGGAAGTCAGAAAAATATTAAAGGATGATGGAAATGTTTTGGAGCATCATTCTAACGTAATTATAGATATTGATGAAAATGATGAAGATGAAAACCATGATGGCATTATGTGTATTAAGGAAAAATTAAAGTTAGCAAAAGATAATTGGGATTCTCCTATTATTTTTACCACAATGGTCCAATTTTTAGATACGTTTTATGCCAAAGGTAGTCGGAATATTAGAAGGCTACATAATTTAAGTGAAGCAGTAATTATATTTGATGAGGTTCAAAAAGTGCCGGTATCTTGTATTTCCTTATTTAATAGTGCGCTCAACTTTTTAAAAACATATGGAAACAGTAGCATTGTGTTATGCACGGCAACACAACCAGCGCTTGATTTTGTAGAGTATCAATTAGAAATATCACCAGAAGCAGAGATGATCGAGAACATTGACGATGTTATCACTTCGTTTAAGCGAGTAGAAATTATTGATAGAGCAACCCAAGAATCATTTAATAATGACAGATTGGCTGTTTTTGTTGAAGAACAACTAGAAACAAGAAACAGTATTTTAATCATATTGAATACAAAGGCGGTTGTAAAAGATTTATTTGAAAAATTATCTTCCCAGCTAGCTGGGATTCCAATATATCACTTAAGCACTTCGATGTGTGCCGCACATCGAAACAAAATTATTGAAGAAGTAAGAATTCGCTTGAAGAATAAGGATCCAATCATTTGTATTAGTACGCAATTAATTGAAGCAGGTGTAGATGTTAGTTTTTCATGTGTTATTCGTTCACTTGCTGGTTTGGATTCCATTGCGCAGGCTGCGGGTCGTTGCAATCGTCATGGGGAATTAGAGATTGGAAGAGTATATATTATTGACCATGAGGAGGAAAAGTTAAGTAAATTAAGAGAGATTGAAGTGGGGAAACAACTAACTAAAATAATCTTAAAAGATTTGCAAATGGATCCATGTAGTCATGGTGGACATTTACTATCTCAAGATGCGATGAGAAATTATTTTCAAGGATACTATAATGGGCTTTCAACCCGCTCAAATTATTACGTGAAAAAATTAGATAACTATCAAACGAATCTACTAATGCAAAAACGATCTGAAAATAATTATTGTAAAGCTTACAGGCATCAAAATAAAAAAGAATTGCCGTTATTTCTTGCTAATAGTTACGGAACAGCTGCTCAGTATTTTCAAGTTATTGAGCATGAAACCACTACTGCCCTTGTTCCATTTGAGGAAGGAGAGGATATTATTGCTGACTTAAATGGTGATGAGACAATCGAGGAACTTGGTAATTTGCTTAAAAGATCTCAACAATTTAGTGTAAATTTATATAAGCATGAATTGGACGAGCTAGAGCGAAATGGAGGATTAGAAACGGTATTTGATGGGCAAATATTTGTTTTAAAGAAAGGAGCTTACAACGAAAAGTATGGAGTAGACATAAAGAATGAGAGTGGAGCGGGAGGGTACTTTTTTTGA
- the cas5c gene encoding type I-C CRISPR-associated protein Cas5c has protein sequence MRNSIEFEVYGSYALFTDPLTKMGGEKMTYNVPTYQSLKGIVESIYWKPTIMFIIDEVRIMNQIRMESKGIRPIEYSGGNTLANYTYLKNVRYQVRAHFIFNHHRPDLAFDRDENKHHNILKRSLKAGGRRDIFLGTRECQGYVEPCEFGSGEGYYDHLEEMPLGTMVHGINYPDETGCNQMEVRLWNPTMEKGIIRFKRPDQCTNIRVLREMEPLTFDRSKIESADALWEQFEAER, from the coding sequence ATGAGAAATTCAATAGAATTTGAAGTTTATGGATCATATGCATTGTTTACGGATCCACTAACGAAAATGGGCGGAGAGAAAATGACGTATAACGTACCTACATATCAGTCATTGAAAGGTATAGTCGAAAGTATTTACTGGAAGCCCACTATTATGTTTATTATTGATGAGGTTCGGATTATGAACCAGATTAGAATGGAGTCGAAAGGTATTCGACCGATTGAATACTCTGGTGGGAATACATTGGCGAATTATACGTACTTGAAGAATGTGCGCTATCAGGTAAGGGCTCATTTTATCTTTAACCACCACCGTCCTGATTTGGCATTCGACCGTGACGAAAATAAGCATCATAACATTCTTAAACGTTCGTTGAAAGCTGGTGGAAGAAGAGATATATTCCTTGGTACACGTGAATGTCAAGGATATGTTGAGCCGTGCGAGTTTGGCTCCGGAGAAGGATATTACGATCATCTAGAAGAAATGCCTCTTGGAACAATGGTCCACGGTATTAATTATCCAGATGAAACAGGATGCAATCAAATGGAAGTTCGCCTATGGAATCCAACAATGGAAAAAGGAATTATTCGCTTTAAACGTCCAGATCAATGTACGAATATTCGAGTGTTACGTGAAATGGAACCGCTCACATTTGATCGTTCTAAAATTGAATCGGCGGACGCGTTATGGGAGCAGTTTGAAGCTGAGAGGTGA